The following are encoded together in the Pedobacter steynii genome:
- a CDS encoding DegT/DnrJ/EryC1/StrS family aminotransferase gives MIPRGKLDIPFSNILMGIRYCFSAGLFPDPIHKSPVEKTPKLITLSVRTGFDLVLKALNFPPGTEILVTDINIPDMFNIISAHQLIAVPLSLNKYSLQINPEEIEAAIGPATKAILITHLFGGITPLNQIQEIANKHQLILLEDCAQAFRGNGYKGHPKSDVLMYSFGMIKTNTAITGAVIQINDHELYSRVNTLNNQLPIQKVSIYLKKLIKAMLISLLSRRICYTFFYKIMSTGGKDFDQLLSSFTRGFPGNDPLKKIRYRPCKPNQLLLEKRLNGFKEVQFSSRQKLFRDVLADLPKEIQIGCSNLLNTNWVIPIECRYPEEMIRHLRANGYDATAKASSLVRLPNSVRIQENPDQLSLTSLVYLPMDTSMSSRERTELGRLIREKLP, from the coding sequence ATGATCCCGAGAGGTAAATTAGACATCCCATTTTCCAATATTCTTATGGGCATCAGGTACTGCTTTTCAGCCGGCCTCTTTCCCGACCCAATTCATAAAAGCCCGGTAGAAAAAACACCTAAGCTCATCACCCTTTCTGTCAGAACGGGTTTCGACCTGGTTCTCAAGGCCTTAAATTTCCCTCCAGGAACAGAAATTCTGGTGACTGACATCAACATCCCGGATATGTTTAATATCATCTCTGCCCATCAGTTAATTGCCGTTCCACTATCATTGAATAAATATAGCCTGCAGATTAATCCGGAGGAAATAGAAGCAGCTATCGGGCCTGCAACTAAGGCGATCCTCATTACCCATCTCTTTGGGGGAATTACTCCATTAAATCAGATACAGGAAATCGCAAATAAGCATCAATTGATTCTTCTGGAAGACTGTGCCCAGGCATTTCGAGGCAACGGCTACAAAGGGCATCCAAAGTCAGATGTCCTGATGTATAGCTTTGGAATGATCAAAACGAATACTGCCATTACCGGGGCGGTTATCCAGATAAATGATCATGAACTTTATAGCCGGGTCAATACATTGAACAATCAATTGCCGATACAAAAAGTCAGCATTTATTTAAAAAAACTGATTAAGGCCATGCTCATCAGCTTACTCAGCAGAAGAATATGTTATACTTTCTTTTACAAAATAATGAGTACCGGAGGAAAAGATTTTGATCAGTTACTCTCTTCCTTTACCCGGGGGTTTCCGGGAAATGATCCCTTAAAGAAAATCAGGTACAGGCCTTGCAAACCAAATCAACTGCTACTGGAAAAAAGGTTAAACGGATTTAAGGAAGTTCAGTTTTCCTCAAGACAAAAACTTTTCCGGGATGTTTTGGCAGATCTTCCTAAAGAGATACAAATTGGCTGCTCAAATCTGCTCAATACCAATTGGGTGATTCCCATTGAGTGCCGGTATCCGGAAGAGATGATCAGACACCTGCGTGCAAATGGTTATGATGCAACCGCTAAAGCATCCAGCCTCGTCAGGCTTCCCAATTCAGTAAGGATACAGGAAAACCCAGATCAACTCTCGCTGACATCACTCGTTTATCTTCCTATGGATACTTCCATGAGTTCCAGAGAACGTACTGAACTAGGCCGCCTGATCCGGGAAAAGCTTCCTTAA
- a CDS encoding M48 family metallopeptidase: protein MMKKTILTTLVFAAALSTASAQFKLNSKAVGAVGKGVKAATFSDEEAAKLAKEAVDWMDAHNTVAGPKDAYTVRLNKIFDKHKNEEGLNLNYKVYKVVDINAFACADGSVRVFSALMDKMTDEELLAIIGHEIGHVKNHDSRDAMRAAFKRAAISDAASSQSGVANTLSQSQLGDLANAIMESSYSRKQESEADDFGYDFLKKHNYDVMAMASAFKKLQALGSGDKKSTMQKMMSSHPDSGARAETVEKKAKKDGLVKGN, encoded by the coding sequence ATGATGAAGAAAACAATCCTTACCACTCTGGTATTTGCTGCCGCGTTAAGCACTGCATCTGCGCAATTTAAACTAAACAGCAAGGCCGTTGGTGCTGTGGGTAAAGGAGTTAAGGCAGCCACATTCAGTGATGAAGAGGCTGCTAAATTAGCGAAGGAGGCTGTAGACTGGATGGACGCACACAATACTGTTGCTGGACCTAAAGATGCCTACACGGTCAGACTGAACAAAATTTTCGATAAACATAAAAACGAGGAAGGGTTAAACCTGAATTATAAAGTATATAAAGTAGTCGACATCAATGCCTTTGCCTGTGCTGATGGAAGTGTACGTGTATTCTCTGCCCTGATGGATAAGATGACTGATGAAGAATTATTAGCCATCATTGGTCACGAAATAGGTCATGTTAAAAATCATGATAGCCGTGACGCCATGCGCGCAGCCTTTAAACGTGCCGCAATTTCTGATGCAGCCTCTTCTCAATCCGGAGTAGCCAACACATTGTCGCAAAGCCAATTGGGCGACCTTGCCAATGCAATTATGGAATCCAGCTACAGTCGCAAGCAGGAATCAGAAGCAGATGACTTTGGCTATGATTTCCTTAAAAAGCACAATTATGATGTCATGGCAATGGCCAGTGCCTTTAAAAAGCTACAGGCATTAGGTAGTGGTGATAAAAAAAGCACCATGCAAAAGATGATGAGTTCACATCCTGACAGTGGCGCCCGCGCTGAAACAGTAGAGAAAAAAGCTAAAAAAGATGGCCTCGTGAAAGGAAACTAA
- a CDS encoding phosphatase PAP2 family protein — protein sequence MNTRRIIFIKYILIVQLSLSFVLPVRVFGQHALQRLDDRILINLSENRTPERTGFFMFLSKHNDVVNVGVPVGLLAAGVITNDKAMRQNALYVASSSAVNVLATLILKKVIKRPRPFNGLVKINAVYQPSHYSFPSGHTSTAFTTATALSHAYPKWYVVAPAFLWAGSVSFSRLYLGVHYPTDVAAGALLGTGSAFSMGFLRPDK from the coding sequence ATGAACACCAGAAGAATCATATTTATCAAGTATATATTAATTGTTCAATTGAGTTTATCTTTCGTCTTGCCTGTTCGTGTTTTCGGACAGCATGCCTTGCAGCGGCTGGACGATAGAATTCTGATTAACCTTTCAGAAAACAGGACCCCGGAACGTACTGGTTTTTTTATGTTCCTGTCTAAACATAATGATGTGGTGAATGTTGGTGTTCCTGTAGGTTTATTAGCAGCAGGAGTAATTACGAACGATAAAGCTATGCGTCAGAATGCTTTGTATGTGGCCAGCAGTTCTGCAGTAAATGTATTGGCGACCCTGATTCTTAAAAAGGTCATTAAACGACCAAGACCATTTAACGGATTGGTTAAAATAAATGCAGTTTACCAGCCGTCTCATTATTCTTTTCCCTCCGGGCATACTTCCACAGCTTTTACTACCGCTACGGCTTTATCTCACGCTTATCCAAAATGGTATGTAGTTGCCCCGGCTTTTTTATGGGCAGGATCGGTCAGTTTTTCCCGTTTGTATCTGGGGGTACATTATCCTACAGATGTGGCTGCAGGTGCATTGCTCGGAACCGGATCTGCATTTTCTATGGGTTTTTTACGCCCTGATAAATAG